One Bremerella alba DNA segment encodes these proteins:
- a CDS encoding proton-conducting transporter transmembrane domain-containing protein codes for MVDQLSAPLLPLGALLYLATVLTTLRTKVNRFSFGWTLFSESVLLATLGCREPWIIILLMAIGIIPPWIELRNRRQSTRVYLLHMGLFVGLLVVGQLLVGADATAANPPILAGCLLTAGALIRSGICPLHCWMTDLFEKATFGTAILFVTPMAGAYVVMRLVFPIAPVWALQSIAVLSLITAIYSAGMALIQHESRRFFCYLFLSHSSLVLVGLEMATPIGLAGALCVWLSVGISLMGFGLALRSVEARTGRLSLDGFHGLYEHTPFLANMFLLTGLASIGFPGTIGFIGTELLIEGVIDVYPMVGFAVVLVAALNGIAVVRAYFHVFTGSRHLATVSLVCRPPERITILIMAVLIIGGGLFPQPGVQSRYHAATELIKLRGVDETDSHSDTAHTGASETISNPTTKRSSVSQSRR; via the coding sequence GTGGTCGACCAGCTAAGTGCTCCACTTTTGCCTCTGGGGGCCTTGCTCTATCTCGCCACCGTGCTGACAACACTTCGGACGAAAGTAAATCGTTTTTCATTCGGGTGGACGCTGTTTTCGGAATCAGTACTGCTTGCGACGCTTGGCTGTCGTGAACCTTGGATAATCATTTTGCTGATGGCCATCGGAATAATTCCTCCGTGGATCGAGTTGCGAAACCGTCGTCAATCAACGCGTGTGTACTTATTGCATATGGGTCTGTTCGTGGGACTGTTGGTCGTGGGACAGCTTTTGGTAGGGGCTGATGCGACAGCGGCCAATCCTCCAATCCTGGCGGGGTGTCTCCTTACGGCGGGCGCATTGATTCGTAGCGGTATTTGTCCCTTACACTGCTGGATGACAGATCTTTTTGAGAAAGCGACCTTCGGCACGGCCATCTTGTTCGTTACTCCGATGGCTGGTGCCTATGTCGTGATGCGTCTCGTGTTCCCGATTGCCCCGGTGTGGGCACTGCAAAGTATCGCGGTCTTATCTTTGATAACTGCGATCTATTCTGCGGGCATGGCACTGATCCAACACGAATCGCGGCGATTCTTTTGCTATCTTTTTTTAAGTCATTCATCCTTGGTGCTGGTCGGGCTGGAAATGGCAACGCCGATTGGTTTGGCCGGAGCGTTATGCGTCTGGCTTTCTGTAGGAATCTCGCTCATGGGATTCGGCTTAGCGTTAAGATCCGTTGAAGCGCGAACCGGCAGACTTTCACTTGATGGGTTTCACGGGCTTTATGAACACACTCCATTTCTTGCCAACATGTTTCTCCTTACTGGACTGGCTTCGATTGGGTTCCCTGGGACGATAGGATTCATCGGTACCGAGTTACTTATAGAAGGTGTGATTGACGTCTATCCAATGGTTGGTTTTGCGGTGGTCTTGGTGGCTGCGTTGAACGGTATTGCTGTCGTTAGAGCTTACTTTCACGTTTTTACCGGCTCACGCCACTTGGCCACGGTATCTCTCGTATGCCGACCACCTGAACGCATAACGATATTGATCATGGCAGTATTGATCATCGGTGGGGGATTGTTTCCTCAACCGGGAGTCCAATCGCGATATCACGCCGCGACAGAATTAATCAAGTTACGCGGCGTCGATGAAACAGATTCGCACTCCGATACTGCCCACACCGGTGCGAGCGAGACGATTTCAAATCCAACCACAAAACGCTCTTCCGTTTCCCAATCACGTCGGTGA
- a CDS encoding GreA/GreB family elongation factor, which produces MIQKKKPTKHIILTDGDYRRLVALLNDSFALALSQKPYLKDLRGELDIAEIVESGKIPRDVVTMHSIVRLRDVSSHEVDVFTLVFPREANIIEGKLSVLAPIGTAILGQRVGDVVTWPVPSGNVKVEIEEVLAPDSRLETTL; this is translated from the coding sequence GTGATACAAAAAAAGAAGCCGACCAAACACATCATTTTGACAGATGGAGACTATAGACGCCTGGTGGCCTTACTGAACGATAGTTTTGCCCTGGCATTGTCACAAAAGCCCTATCTAAAAGATCTCCGAGGCGAATTGGATATCGCCGAGATTGTCGAATCAGGAAAAATTCCTCGTGACGTAGTCACAATGCACTCTATCGTTCGTCTGCGCGACGTCAGTTCTCACGAAGTCGATGTATTCACTTTGGTCTTTCCCAGAGAAGCCAATATCATCGAAGGCAAGCTGTCAGTCCTTGCGCCAATCGGGACTGCTATTCTTGGACAAAGAGTTGGTGATGTTGTTACTTGGCCAGTTCCCAGCGGAAATGTCAAAGTTGAGATCGAGGAAGTTTTAGCTCCAGATTCGCGATTAGAGACAACACTTTAG
- a CDS encoding SulP family inorganic anion transporter, giving the protein MPDKTPANDVPRGNASAFLKYFPHDFVSGLLVFLIALPLCLGISLACGFPPIAGIFTAIIGSFLTTFISNSELTIKGPAAGLIVIAIGCIQDFGGDGMTGGWTETDLAAYKAALAVGVAAAVIQIGFGLFRGGILGEFFPVSVVHGMLAAIGIIIIVKQIPIALGVSAGGDPMEMIQEIPHYVLEANPAIAAIGIFSLLIMFLWPLLAGRVAFLKKVPAPVVVLLVAIPMGIGFDLLHEHSYTLQGHQYQLSEQYLVMMPDKVFGLFNDITFPEFPVLMQPKAWKWVLMFFIIGSLESVLSAKAIDLLDPWKRKTDMNRDLIAIGVGNLCASFVGGLPMISEIVRSKANIDNGARTRFADFWHGVFLLTCVALIPFYLHRIPLAALAAMLIYTGYRLAHPNEFIYVYRIGKEQLAIFVTTLVVVLATDLLIGVAVGILLKMTIHLANGVSLRSLFKPYIEVQEINDNTSLILARESAVFSNWLPFRHQIEQIGLVQQRNLVIDVSGIQLIDHSVMEKLEEVRRDFEQDGLQLDIRGLGTLHPLSSDIHATRKRKLARMQRVAFTTESKCLAQIEDKLTNLGATIFSIVPCSSPASTSLVRMEIVLHPQIRENVLSIVRRDVLTDGHVHAFIDSIEIIQRESTEV; this is encoded by the coding sequence ATGCCTGACAAAACACCAGCCAATGATGTCCCACGTGGAAATGCCTCTGCATTTCTCAAATACTTTCCCCACGACTTCGTCTCCGGATTGCTAGTCTTTCTGATCGCACTTCCCCTTTGCCTGGGGATCTCGCTTGCCTGTGGATTTCCACCGATCGCGGGTATCTTCACGGCGATTATTGGTTCTTTTCTAACGACATTCATCAGCAACAGTGAGCTGACTATAAAAGGGCCGGCTGCCGGACTAATCGTGATCGCTATTGGCTGTATTCAAGATTTCGGCGGCGATGGAATGACAGGCGGTTGGACGGAGACAGACTTGGCTGCGTACAAGGCCGCTCTGGCGGTTGGTGTAGCCGCGGCAGTCATTCAGATAGGGTTTGGTCTGTTTCGCGGAGGAATCCTGGGCGAGTTTTTCCCCGTGTCGGTTGTGCACGGTATGTTGGCGGCGATCGGCATTATCATCATCGTCAAGCAGATTCCTATTGCCTTAGGTGTCTCCGCCGGAGGCGATCCCATGGAGATGATCCAAGAAATTCCGCACTACGTGTTGGAAGCGAATCCGGCAATAGCGGCCATCGGCATATTCAGTTTGTTGATTATGTTTCTCTGGCCGTTACTAGCCGGGCGCGTTGCATTTCTGAAAAAGGTTCCCGCCCCGGTCGTAGTGCTGCTGGTTGCCATTCCGATGGGCATTGGCTTCGACCTTTTGCACGAGCATTCTTACACGCTGCAGGGACATCAATACCAACTCAGCGAGCAGTACCTTGTCATGATGCCAGACAAGGTATTTGGCTTGTTCAATGACATTACGTTTCCCGAGTTTCCCGTATTGATGCAGCCCAAAGCTTGGAAATGGGTGCTAATGTTCTTCATCATAGGTAGCCTAGAATCGGTACTAAGCGCCAAGGCGATCGATCTTCTCGACCCATGGAAGCGTAAGACCGATATGAATCGCGATCTGATTGCTATCGGAGTTGGGAACCTTTGCGCATCGTTTGTGGGTGGATTGCCAATGATCTCTGAGATCGTGCGATCTAAAGCCAATATTGATAACGGCGCGAGAACACGATTCGCTGATTTCTGGCATGGGGTGTTCTTACTGACGTGTGTTGCTTTAATCCCTTTTTACTTGCACAGAATCCCATTGGCAGCGCTTGCCGCAATGTTAATTTACACCGGCTACCGTCTCGCGCATCCGAACGAATTCATTTATGTTTACCGCATCGGCAAAGAACAGCTTGCCATCTTTGTGACGACTTTAGTAGTCGTTCTAGCGACCGATTTGCTGATAGGCGTCGCTGTGGGAATCTTGCTAAAAATGACGATTCATCTCGCCAATGGAGTTTCGTTACGATCGCTATTTAAACCGTATATCGAAGTTCAAGAGATTAACGACAACACAAGCTTGATCCTTGCCCGTGAATCGGCCGTATTCAGCAACTGGCTTCCTTTTCGTCATCAGATTGAACAGATAGGGCTCGTTCAGCAGCGTAATCTGGTGATTGACGTATCTGGTATCCAGCTAATTGATCATAGTGTGATGGAGAAATTAGAAGAAGTTCGGCGCGACTTTGAGCAAGATGGGCTGCAGCTTGATATTCGAGGACTTGGCACGTTGCACCCTCTTTCAAGTGATATTCATGCGACTAGAAAACGGAAGCTTGCCAGGATGCAACGCGTTGCCTTCACTACGGAGTCAAAATGTCTTGCTCAAATAGAAGATAAGCTTACGAATCTTGGGGCAACTATTTTTTCAATCGTCCCATGTAGCTCGCCTGCGTCGACATCTCTGGTTCGCATGGAAATCGTTCTGCATCCTCAGATACGTGAGAATGTTCTTAGCATTGTCCGGAGAGATGTCCTGACCGATGGCCACGTACATGCCTTCATCGATTCCATCGAAATTATTCAACGGGAATCGACTGAAGTTTAG
- a CDS encoding carbonic anhydrase: MIACSDQGAAPNNVSFARPGRFLVLQHLAASIRPADDYAGNSVIADIEFAFSQHAIKHVIICGHLGCGVIPYWLNYPDAPDSSGMRAHFEKTTLQVVNQAYPKYCGEARVKAMICEHTLFQIEHLCSHPFVLDRLESQLLQVHAWIVNDDTARVSAYDPISGCLAAI; the protein is encoded by the coding sequence ATGATTGCGTGCTCCGACCAGGGAGCGGCGCCCAACAACGTTTCATTCGCCCGTCCAGGACGATTCCTCGTGCTCCAACATCTTGCAGCATCGATTCGTCCAGCAGATGATTACGCTGGGAATTCTGTGATTGCAGATATCGAATTTGCTTTTTCACAACACGCAATCAAACACGTGATTATTTGCGGACACCTAGGATGTGGAGTCATTCCCTATTGGCTGAACTATCCCGACGCGCCCGACTCAAGTGGAATGCGTGCTCACTTTGAAAAGACGACCCTTCAGGTAGTGAATCAGGCATACCCTAAATATTGTGGTGAAGCTCGCGTTAAGGCAATGATTTGCGAACACACACTATTCCAAATTGAGCACCTTTGTTCCCATCCATTTGTCCTTGACAGGCTTGAATCTCAGTTATTACAAGTGCATGCATGGATCGTTAACGACGACACGGCACGCGTTAGTGCATACGATCCTATTAGTGGATGTTTAGCCGCTATTTAG
- a CDS encoding sigma-54-dependent transcriptional regulator, with amino-acid sequence MQAIDTIKRILVADDEPLFLITTGELLKKAGFECRCVSDAKTALKYLAEERFDLILSDLNMPGNLKLELLQEGRDKWPDVPLVVVTGVPSLPTAIESVRLGIADYLLKPVKFNDLIACIQRVLERSGGTSQRSELRGDRNALSEAFPEVIAQSDSMLEVLEVIDRVALTNTNVLITGESGTGKEVVARAIHDRSSRGDYPFQVIDCTAIPENLFESIVFGHRKGSFTGAVADQEGLLGRSQKGTVFFDELGELLLPLQAKLLRAVQERAYTPVGATTPIPFDARFICATNRNLESEIMAGRFRRDLFYRLGVIHLELPALRERGDDVILLAHHFLKSLWVRDGGPTRFSAEVLERFREYDWPGNIRELRNVIERTITLTQRDQIEIEDLPKPLREKRPGRVVETVVGEVSREAALDNADYKYLTLLLTKFNGNVSLAAEQAGVSRQGIHKLLKKHGILAADFRE; translated from the coding sequence ATGCAGGCAATCGATACGATAAAGAGAATTCTCGTAGCTGACGACGAACCGTTGTTCTTGATTACTACAGGAGAACTGCTGAAGAAGGCAGGGTTCGAGTGTCGCTGTGTCTCGGATGCTAAGACAGCTCTGAAATATCTGGCTGAAGAGCGATTTGACCTGATTCTTTCGGATCTGAATATGCCGGGCAATCTCAAGCTCGAATTATTGCAAGAAGGACGTGATAAATGGCCGGATGTACCTCTCGTTGTCGTCACTGGCGTGCCCTCATTGCCTACAGCGATCGAAAGCGTACGACTAGGAATTGCGGACTACCTTCTCAAGCCGGTCAAGTTCAATGACTTGATTGCCTGCATCCAGCGGGTTTTGGAACGATCAGGAGGGACATCGCAACGGTCGGAATTAAGGGGCGATCGCAATGCCCTTTCAGAGGCATTTCCAGAAGTCATCGCCCAGAGCGACTCGATGCTTGAGGTTTTAGAGGTTATCGATCGAGTTGCCCTCACCAATACCAATGTTTTGATTACCGGTGAGAGCGGGACCGGCAAAGAAGTCGTCGCGCGTGCCATCCATGACAGAAGCTCGAGAGGCGATTATCCGTTTCAAGTAATCGATTGCACGGCGATTCCTGAGAATTTATTTGAGTCAATTGTGTTTGGACATCGCAAGGGATCGTTCACCGGGGCCGTCGCCGACCAAGAGGGTCTGCTAGGGCGTAGCCAGAAAGGAACTGTTTTCTTCGATGAATTGGGCGAATTACTGCTTCCTTTACAGGCCAAACTGTTGCGTGCAGTTCAGGAGCGAGCCTATACACCGGTGGGAGCAACAACGCCCATCCCGTTCGACGCACGATTCATTTGTGCAACTAATCGCAATCTGGAATCCGAAATCATGGCTGGAAGATTTCGACGCGACCTTTTCTATCGTCTGGGCGTAATCCACCTAGAGTTACCCGCACTTCGAGAACGCGGTGACGACGTAATTCTTCTCGCACATCACTTTCTCAAAAGCTTGTGGGTCAGGGATGGGGGACCAACTCGGTTTTCTGCAGAAGTGCTCGAGCGGTTTCGGGAGTACGACTGGCCGGGCAATATTCGAGAATTGCGCAACGTTATCGAGCGAACGATTACCTTGACTCAGAGAGACCAGATCGAGATCGAGGATCTCCCCAAACCGCTTCGAGAAAAGCGACCTGGTCGCGTTGTGGAGACAGTCGTCGGAGAAGTCTCTAGGGAGGCCGCGTTAGATAATGCGGACTACAAATACCTGACTCTCCTTCTGACAAAATTCAACGGAAATGTGTCGCTTGCGGCAGAACAAGCGGGTGTCTCTCGGCAGGGAATTCATAAGCTGCTGAAGAAACACGGTATTCTCGCGGCTGATTTTCGGGAATAG
- a CDS encoding proton-conducting transporter transmembrane domain-containing protein — protein MNVESVLHALGVIVVASPSVLLIVLGLPLLIGIRLSEVSQSWLTKISVIAGLTAAIGILVVMLASGSRHVPIEFGNWVSIPQEHFHFHLKFVFDRLSVPFAILSFVLCGTVGAFASVYLHRDRGYSRFFLLYALFLLGMVVSSLAGTIETLFFGWELVGLSSALLVAYFHERPAPVRNGLRVWATYRIADAAFLIAALTMHHLTGAGDFDRLMGGGQWPEGAAAIDSTSALLVGLLLLLAAAGKSGMVPFSGWIPRAMEGPTPSSAIFYGALSVHLGVFLLLRVSPLLDVSFPLQIVVVLFGLVTALFGAIVSRAQSDVKNALAFASLTQVGIITVEIGLGLRYIALIHMIGHACLRTLQLLRAPSILKDYRMLENAVGTHLSGDKSSRSPSTSSFQLWLYRFALDRGFLDPLLNRWIVYPFINTFQFCDSMERRWTNFISGTDSRESDRIAPYRDSLEDVAKCQSYTCPGWAWRSCCP, from the coding sequence ATGAACGTCGAATCGGTTTTACATGCCCTGGGCGTGATTGTGGTAGCTAGTCCGAGCGTCTTATTGATCGTACTCGGTCTGCCGCTCTTGATTGGGATACGCTTAAGTGAAGTAAGTCAGTCGTGGCTAACAAAAATCAGCGTGATCGCCGGATTAACAGCTGCCATCGGCATTCTGGTGGTAATGCTGGCTTCAGGATCGCGTCATGTCCCAATCGAATTTGGAAACTGGGTTTCGATACCCCAAGAGCATTTTCACTTCCATCTGAAGTTTGTTTTCGATCGCCTATCGGTACCCTTTGCGATTTTGTCGTTTGTGTTATGCGGTACCGTCGGGGCGTTCGCTTCCGTTTATCTGCATCGTGATCGAGGCTACAGTCGCTTTTTCTTACTCTATGCATTGTTTTTGTTGGGAATGGTGGTCTCTTCGTTGGCCGGCACCATCGAGACCTTATTTTTCGGTTGGGAACTGGTCGGTTTGTCGTCTGCGTTGCTTGTCGCCTATTTCCATGAACGGCCTGCTCCTGTTCGCAACGGACTTCGGGTCTGGGCCACCTATCGCATTGCCGATGCCGCATTTCTGATCGCCGCTTTAACGATGCATCACCTGACCGGAGCAGGGGACTTCGACCGATTGATGGGAGGCGGACAATGGCCCGAAGGAGCTGCCGCGATCGATTCCACTTCGGCACTTTTAGTTGGATTGCTTTTGCTTCTCGCGGCTGCAGGGAAATCAGGAATGGTGCCATTTTCCGGCTGGATACCTCGTGCGATGGAAGGACCTACGCCATCCAGTGCCATCTTTTACGGGGCATTGTCCGTACATCTGGGAGTGTTTCTCTTGCTTCGAGTGAGCCCATTACTCGATGTCTCGTTTCCGTTACAAATCGTGGTTGTCTTGTTCGGATTAGTGACGGCATTGTTTGGGGCCATTGTGTCCCGCGCTCAAAGTGATGTGAAGAATGCTCTGGCTTTCGCATCGTTGACCCAGGTTGGAATCATTACGGTCGAAATTGGCCTCGGCCTGCGATACATAGCCCTGATTCACATGATCGGCCATGCCTGCTTGCGAACGCTGCAACTCCTGCGTGCCCCTTCCATCTTGAAGGATTATCGAATGTTGGAGAATGCGGTAGGGACACACCTGAGTGGCGACAAGTCCAGTCGTTCCCCATCAACCTCCTCGTTTCAATTGTGGTTATATAGATTTGCACTCGATCGTGGTTTTCTAGACCCCTTACTGAATCGCTGGATTGTCTATCCATTCATAAACACCTTTCAGTTTTGCGATTCCATGGAGAGACGTTGGACAAACTTTATTTCTGGCACGGACTCGCGAGAGTCTGATCGCATTGCTCCGTATAGGGATTCGTTGGAGGACGTAGCGAAATGCCAGAGCTACACATGCCCTGGCTGGGCTTGGCGGTCCTGCTGCCCTTAG
- a CDS encoding sensor histidine kinase: MESPHLFSEHGGALEKSPIFRAIADCTYDWESWHAPNGKLQWVNAAVQRMTGVAPGECLSMEDYPLPLVEPSYRPQMARVMREAIEGGSGNDVEFLATHQEDVQRWMAISWQPMFDASGTHLGFRTSIRDVTERHQLREELRIHNRHLEQLVQERTAQVAELEKQRLQMEKLAALGQLAAGVAHEVNNPLAGIRNAFALFRSGVSDEHEHAGLLDLIDNEIERISAITHQMYQLYRPSQQAIRAFDITRVIEEVLALLEPVLRKANVWVDHRMKSGVSSGALESTQVFLREGELKQILFNLVCNAIQASDCGDTVTILYATTPDKVVLSVLDQGEGIAPEVLPYIFDPFFSTKSNTSREGLGLGLSVSRSLVEAMGGEIHVQSTLHAGSEFELILPRAIDELTQGNSISSSNVRS; this comes from the coding sequence ATGGAAAGCCCTCATTTGTTCTCAGAACACGGTGGGGCTCTGGAGAAGAGCCCCATCTTTCGCGCTATCGCAGACTGTACCTATGATTGGGAGAGTTGGCATGCACCTAACGGTAAATTGCAGTGGGTAAACGCTGCAGTTCAAAGGATGACCGGCGTTGCCCCTGGCGAATGTCTTTCGATGGAGGATTATCCTCTTCCATTGGTTGAACCAAGTTATCGTCCGCAGATGGCTCGCGTAATGCGAGAGGCTATTGAAGGTGGGAGCGGAAACGATGTCGAGTTCCTGGCAACGCATCAAGAGGATGTGCAGCGTTGGATGGCGATTTCATGGCAGCCCATGTTTGACGCATCGGGAACACATCTCGGATTTCGTACGAGCATCCGGGACGTTACCGAGCGACATCAGCTTCGAGAAGAATTGCGCATTCACAATCGACATCTTGAGCAACTTGTGCAGGAACGAACCGCGCAAGTCGCGGAACTGGAAAAGCAACGACTCCAGATGGAAAAGCTCGCAGCTCTGGGGCAACTTGCCGCAGGAGTAGCCCATGAAGTTAACAATCCCTTGGCAGGAATACGCAATGCATTTGCTCTGTTCCGCTCTGGCGTTTCCGACGAGCACGAGCATGCGGGACTGCTGGATTTGATAGACAACGAGATCGAACGCATCAGCGCGATCACGCATCAGATGTACCAGCTTTACCGTCCTAGCCAACAGGCAATCCGTGCTTTCGACATTACACGTGTCATTGAAGAAGTACTGGCACTGCTGGAACCCGTTTTGCGGAAGGCGAACGTCTGGGTCGATCATCGGATGAAGTCCGGAGTTTCCTCCGGTGCATTGGAATCTACCCAGGTATTCCTACGCGAGGGAGAGCTAAAACAGATCCTCTTCAACCTAGTTTGCAATGCTATTCAGGCATCGGACTGTGGGGACACCGTTACTATCCTGTACGCGACAACCCCTGATAAAGTCGTCTTATCGGTCTTAGATCAAGGAGAAGGGATCGCCCCTGAGGTGCTGCCGTATATTTTTGATCCGTTTTTTAGTACTAAGTCGAACACTAGCCGCGAGGGGCTGGGACTCGGTCTTTCTGTTTCGCGCAGCCTAGTCGAAGCGATGGGAGGAGAAATCCATGTGCAAAGTACTCTGCATGCCGGAAGCGAGTTCGAGTTGATTTTGCCCCGAGCGATCGATGAACTGACCCAGGGAAATAGCATTTCCTCCAGCAATGTGAGGTCATAG